In Populus alba chromosome 1, ASM523922v2, whole genome shotgun sequence, a single window of DNA contains:
- the LOC118040271 gene encoding uncharacterized protein, translating to MPRRSSGGRSARPAPRPARARSPPPQTVNHAPPPAHAQSSGGGSILGGIGSTIAQGMAFGTGSAVAHRAVDAVMGPRTIQHETVVSEAAAAAAPTPSSMGGADACNIHTKAFQDCVNNFGNDISKCQFYMDMLTECRKNSGSMLGA from the exons ATGCCTCGCCGAAGCTCTGGAG GAAGATCTGCCCGCCCAGCTCCTCGACCTGCCCGAGCTCGCAGCCCACCTCCCCAAACAG TTAACCATGCTCCTCCACCAGCTCATGCTCAGAGCAGCGGTGGTGGATCAATTCTTGGAGGCATTGGTTCAACCATTGCTCAGG GCATGGCTTTTGGCACTGGAAGTGCTGTGGCACACAGAGCTGTAGATGCTGTGATGGGTCCTCGCACTATTCAACATGAAACTGTGGTCTCTGAGGCTGCAGCCGCCGCAGCACCCACTCCAAGCAGTATGGGTGGTGCTGATGCATGCAATATCCACACCAAGGCATTCCAAGAT TGTGTGAACAACTTTGGAAATGACATCAGCAAGTGCCAGTTCTACATGGACATGTTGACCGAGTGCAGGAAGAACTCAGGCTCCATGTTGGGTGCCTAA
- the LOC118040269 gene encoding uncharacterized protein isoform X2: protein MMGFVGIVKFVVKCLDIVAWPVFGLGYPLCASIQAIETNSNLDTKKLIAYWVSVSVVLLFERAFQLEWLTFWPYIKLMIVGCLVLPDFDGSLCIYQHLVHPCLSMDLRIIICQFKKLEALFFKKGDFLVEVERYVKENGIDALENLIASTKRSAKPDVAVNEIKAVAAEDRLKFEPPNLQVPLNDSSAAKITEKIEVASTKQLKLEQPKLLVRLNDNDSNAVEITEEKEVASTTQLKFEQPKLPVLPRDSNAVEITEKKEVSSTKQVRQIEPNIGQTENRTFQPLENINTAAAAIGGRDLYEILPPEKVQKVWTCALCQVTAQSETVLNSHLQGKRHKVAREQLKVKKQTPKGEVSSASVGKKSNVTTATATIGVRDHTGILSPKNCQNVRTCLICQVTLKSQTDINSHLQGKQHKQARALLNSKNQASHSNASSASVGKKTNFPENKPEKCTISNNTAPENRIHEAKKQGKQENPMKSPFVEIRNSKWRCTICNVSCTSEGDMACHLKGNKHLDVSISKWQCTICNVNCTSEVDLACHLKGNKHLDVSISRWQCTICNVNCTSEGDIHCHLNGNKHLARMRELDGLGGSRHA from the exons ATGATGGGTTTTGTGGGAATTGTAAAATTTGTGGTGAAATGCCTTGATATTGTTGCCTG GCCTGTATTTGGTTTGGGTTATCCTTT ATGTGCTTCCATTCAAGCGATCGAGACTAATTCAAACTTAGACACCAAGAAACTGATCGCTTATTGGGTCTCCGTTTCTGTGGTTTTGCTCTTTGAACGTGCTTTTCAGCTTGAATG GCTAACCTTCTGGCCATACATTAAGCTAATGATTGTCGGCTGCTTGGTTCTGCCTGACTTTGATGGTTCCCTTTGTATCTATCAACACCTTGTTCATCCATGTCTATCCATGGACCTAAGAATCATCATCTGCCAGTTCAAAAAGCTTGAGGCGTTGTTTTTCAAGAAAGGTGATTTTCTTGTTGAGGTGGAGAGATATGTGAAGGAAAATGGAATTGATGCTTTGGAGAATCTCATAGCTTCCACG AAAAGGAGTGCAAAGCCTGATGTTGCTGTGAATGAGATCAAGGCAGTTGCAGCAGAGGATAGG CTGAAGTTCGAGCCACCAAATCTTCAAGTTCCACTCAATGACAGTAGTGCTGCCAAAATAACAGAGAAAATAGAAGTTGCATCAACCAAGCAG CTAAAGTTGGAACAACCTAAACTTCTGGTTCGATTAAACGATAACGATAGCAATGCAGTGGAAATAACAGAGGAAAAAGAAGTTGCATCAACAACGCAG TTAAAGTTTGAACAACCTAAACTTCCAGTTCTACCCAGAGACAGTAATGCTGTGGAAAtaacagagaaaaaagaagtCTCATCAACCAAGCAG GTTAGACAAATAGAACCAAACATTGGTCAGACAGAAAACAGAACATTTCAGCCCCTGGAGAACATAaatacagcagcagcagcaatagGAGGCAGAGATCTTTACGAGATACTACCTCCTGAGAAAGTCCAAAAGGTATGGACTTGTGCTTTATGTCAAGTAACAGCCCAAAGTGAGACAGTTCTTAATTCACATCTGCAAGGGAAACGACACAAGGTAGCTCGTGAACAGTTAAAAGTCAAGAAACAGACACCAAAAGGTGAGGTTTCCTCTGCTTCAGTGGGAAAGAAATCAAATGTTACCACGGCAACCGCAACGATTGGTGTTAGAGATCATACTGGCATATTATCTCCTAAGAATTGCCAAAACGTTCGGACTTGTCTTATATGCCAGGTAACGCTTAAAAGTCAGACAGACATTAACTCACATCTTCAAGGAAAACAACACAAGCAAGCTCGTGCGCTGCTGAACTCCAAGAACCAGGCATCACATAGCAATGCTTCTTCTGCTTCAGTGGGAAAGAAAACTAATTTTCCTGAAAACAAGCCAGAGAAGTGTACAATCAGCAATAATACTGCACCTGAAAATAGAATACATGAAGCGAAGAAGCAAGGCAAGCAAGAGAACCCGATGAAGAGCCCATTTGTTGAGATAAGAAATTCCAAGTGGCGGTGTACAATCTGCAATGTAAGTTGCACCAGTGAGGGAGACATGGCCTGTCATCTTAAAGGGAATAAGCACTTGGATGTTAGCATTTCCAAGTGGCAGTGCACCATTTGTAATGTAAATTGCACCAGCGAGGTAGACTTGGCCTGTCATCTTAAAGGAAATAAGCACTTGGATGTCAGCATTTCCAGGTGGCAGTGCACCATTTGTAATGTAAATTGCACCAGTGAGGGAGACATCCACTGTCACCTTAATGGGAATAAGCACTTGGCTAGGATGCGAGAATTGGATGGTCTTGGAGGCAGTCGGCATGCCTGA
- the LOC118040269 gene encoding uncharacterized protein isoform X1, whose translation MMIQCASIQAIETNSNLDTKKLIAYWVSVSVVLLFERAFQLEWLTFWPYIKLMIVGCLVLPDFDGSLCIYQHLVHPCLSMDLRIIICQFKKLEALFFKKGDFLVEVERYVKENGIDALENLIASTKRSAKPDVAVNEIKAVAAEDRLKFEPPNLQVPLNDSSAAKITEKIEVASTKQLKLEQPKLLVRLNDNDSNAVEITEEKEVASTTQLKFEQPKLPVLPRDSNAVEITEKKEVSSTKQVRQIEPNIGQTENRTFQPLENINTAAAAIGGRDLYEILPPEKVQKVWTCALCQVTAQSETVLNSHLQGKRHKVAREQLKVKKQTPKGEVSSASVGKKSNVTTATATIGVRDHTGILSPKNCQNVRTCLICQVTLKSQTDINSHLQGKQHKQARALLNSKNQASHSNASSASVGKKTNFPENKPEKCTISNNTAPENRIHEAKKQGKQENPMKSPFVEIRNSKWRCTICNVSCTSEGDMACHLKGNKHLDVSISKWQCTICNVNCTSEVDLACHLKGNKHLDVSISRWQCTICNVNCTSEGDIHCHLNGNKHLARMRELDGLGGSRHA comes from the exons ATGATGATTCA ATGTGCTTCCATTCAAGCGATCGAGACTAATTCAAACTTAGACACCAAGAAACTGATCGCTTATTGGGTCTCCGTTTCTGTGGTTTTGCTCTTTGAACGTGCTTTTCAGCTTGAATG GCTAACCTTCTGGCCATACATTAAGCTAATGATTGTCGGCTGCTTGGTTCTGCCTGACTTTGATGGTTCCCTTTGTATCTATCAACACCTTGTTCATCCATGTCTATCCATGGACCTAAGAATCATCATCTGCCAGTTCAAAAAGCTTGAGGCGTTGTTTTTCAAGAAAGGTGATTTTCTTGTTGAGGTGGAGAGATATGTGAAGGAAAATGGAATTGATGCTTTGGAGAATCTCATAGCTTCCACG AAAAGGAGTGCAAAGCCTGATGTTGCTGTGAATGAGATCAAGGCAGTTGCAGCAGAGGATAGG CTGAAGTTCGAGCCACCAAATCTTCAAGTTCCACTCAATGACAGTAGTGCTGCCAAAATAACAGAGAAAATAGAAGTTGCATCAACCAAGCAG CTAAAGTTGGAACAACCTAAACTTCTGGTTCGATTAAACGATAACGATAGCAATGCAGTGGAAATAACAGAGGAAAAAGAAGTTGCATCAACAACGCAG TTAAAGTTTGAACAACCTAAACTTCCAGTTCTACCCAGAGACAGTAATGCTGTGGAAAtaacagagaaaaaagaagtCTCATCAACCAAGCAG GTTAGACAAATAGAACCAAACATTGGTCAGACAGAAAACAGAACATTTCAGCCCCTGGAGAACATAaatacagcagcagcagcaatagGAGGCAGAGATCTTTACGAGATACTACCTCCTGAGAAAGTCCAAAAGGTATGGACTTGTGCTTTATGTCAAGTAACAGCCCAAAGTGAGACAGTTCTTAATTCACATCTGCAAGGGAAACGACACAAGGTAGCTCGTGAACAGTTAAAAGTCAAGAAACAGACACCAAAAGGTGAGGTTTCCTCTGCTTCAGTGGGAAAGAAATCAAATGTTACCACGGCAACCGCAACGATTGGTGTTAGAGATCATACTGGCATATTATCTCCTAAGAATTGCCAAAACGTTCGGACTTGTCTTATATGCCAGGTAACGCTTAAAAGTCAGACAGACATTAACTCACATCTTCAAGGAAAACAACACAAGCAAGCTCGTGCGCTGCTGAACTCCAAGAACCAGGCATCACATAGCAATGCTTCTTCTGCTTCAGTGGGAAAGAAAACTAATTTTCCTGAAAACAAGCCAGAGAAGTGTACAATCAGCAATAATACTGCACCTGAAAATAGAATACATGAAGCGAAGAAGCAAGGCAAGCAAGAGAACCCGATGAAGAGCCCATTTGTTGAGATAAGAAATTCCAAGTGGCGGTGTACAATCTGCAATGTAAGTTGCACCAGTGAGGGAGACATGGCCTGTCATCTTAAAGGGAATAAGCACTTGGATGTTAGCATTTCCAAGTGGCAGTGCACCATTTGTAATGTAAATTGCACCAGCGAGGTAGACTTGGCCTGTCATCTTAAAGGAAATAAGCACTTGGATGTCAGCATTTCCAGGTGGCAGTGCACCATTTGTAATGTAAATTGCACCAGTGAGGGAGACATCCACTGTCACCTTAATGGGAATAAGCACTTGGCTAGGATGCGAGAATTGGATGGTCTTGGAGGCAGTCGGCATGCCTGA